The genomic interval GACGCCGGCCCGGCGATCTGGCCGGACGTCACCGTGACCCGGGGCAAGGAGGTCATCGAGCTGTCGGTGATCCCCACCAACAAGGGCACCGCGCTCGAACAGCTCCGCACCCAGCTCTCGGCGAGCGCCGCCCTCTTCCTCGGCGACGACGTCACCGACGAGAACGCCTTCGCCAAGCTGCACGGCCCGGACGTCGGCATCAAGATCGGCCCCGGCGAGACCCGGGCCACCTTCCGGATCGACGAGCCGGTCGACGCCGCCCGGGTGCTCGCGCTGCTGCTCGAGGTACGCCGGAACTGGCTCTTCGGCGAGCGGGCCGTACCGATCGAGCGGCACTCGATGCTCGCCAACGGGCGTACCGTCGCACTCGTCACCCCGGAGGCGAGCCTGAGCTGGCTCTGCCACCCCAAGCCCGACTCGCCGGCCATCTTCGCCGACCTGGTCGGCGGCAACCCGGCCGGCTATTTCAGCATCGCCCCGGAACGCGGTGGCCTGCCGCTCGGCCAGCGCTACCGGACCGGCACCATGACCGTGGAGACCCGCTGGTCCGGGCTGACCGTCACCGACTGGCTGGACCGGCCCTCCACCGACGGCGTGCCGAGCGGCCCGGCGGTGATCAGCGGTGACTCGACCCTGGTCCGGGTGCTCAGCGGCGCCGGCCGGGTCCGGCTGGACTTCGCCCCCCGGCCCGAGTTCGGCCAGGTAGCCGTGCAGCTCCAGCCGCTCGGCGACGGGCTGCTGGTGCTCGGCTCCAACGAGCCGATCGCGCTCTACTCCCCCGGCGTCGAGTGGGAGATCGTGAACGACGGCGGCTACGAGACCGCCCGCGCGGTGGTCGACCTGGCCGCCGCCGGTGGCCAGGTCACCTGCGAGTTGCGGTTCGGCTCGCACAGCCTGGAGCACCACCGGGTACCCGTGCAGGAGCGGCAGGCGGTGGCGGAGCAGCCGTGGCGGGACTGGGTCGCCGGGCTGCGGCTGCCCAGCACCGCCCGGGACCTGGTCGGGCGGAGCGCGCTGACCCTGCGCGGCCTGGTGCACGAGGCCAGCGGCTCGATCCTGGCCGCCGCGACCACCTCGCTCCCGGAGGAACTCGGCGGGGTACGCAACTGGGACTACCGGTACTGCTGGCTGCGTGACGCCGCGATGACCGCGCGGGCCCTGGTCGACCTCGGCTCGCTCGCCGAGGCCGAGGGCTTCCTGCGCTGGGTCGACGGCTGCGTCGAGCGCACCGGCGGGCACCCGGAACGGCTGCACCCGCTCTACACCGTCGACGGCTACGAACTCGGCGCCGAGGCGGTCATCGACACCCTGCCCGGGTACGCCGGCTCCCGGCCGGTCCGGGTCGGCAACCTCGCCAACCACCAGCTCCAACTCGACGTCTTCGGGCCGGTCGCCGACCTGCTGGCGGCCGTCGCGGACCTGCGCGGCGAGGTACGCGACACCGAGTGGCGTGTGCTGGAGAACATGGTCGAGGCGGTCGCCCGGCGCTGGCACGAACCCGACCACGGGCTCTGGGAGGCGCGGCTGCCACCCCGGCATCACGTCTACTCCAAGGTGATGTGCTGGATGACGGTGGACCGGGCGCTGCACGTGGTGCGGCGGCACGGCGACGGCGACCGGCCGGAGTGGGTGGAGCTGCGCGACCGGATCGGGCACAACGTGCTGGAGTTCGGCTGGCACGCCGGTGCCGGCGCCTACACGGTGGCGTACGGCGACGAGGAGATGGACGCCTCCTCGCTCTGGATCGGCCTGTCGGGGCTGCTGCCCGACGACGACCCCCGGTTCCTGGCCACCGTGCTGAAGGTCGAGGCCGACCTGCGCAGCGGTCCGGTGGTCTACCGCTACCGGTGGGACGACGGGCTGCCCGGCCGGGAGGGCGGCTTCCACATCTGCACGGCCTGGCTGATCGAGGCGTACCTGCGCACCGGTCGGCGGTCGGACGCGGAGGAGCTCTTCACCCAGATGGTCGACACCGCCGGCCCGACCGGCCTGCTCCCCGAGCAGTACGACCCGATCTCCGAACGCGGCCTCGGCAACCACCCCCAGGCCTACAGCCACCTGGGCCTGATCCGCTGCGCCCTCCTCCTGGACAACATGCTCAAGTCCTGACCCCCTCCGGGGGGTGATCCGCGCGCTACTTCGGTGCTGTGGTGGCCTCACGGCGTCCGTGAGGCCACCACATTCCGGAACCTGCTACGCGCCTGCCCTACGGGGCGGAGGAGGGGACCGCGGCGAGGGTCGTGGCCACGTCGCCGAAGACCACGACCGCGGGAGGGCGGAAACCGGCCGCGAGCGCGTCCGCGGCGACGGCGGCCAGGGTCGACCGGAGCACTCGCTGGCCGTGCGTCGTACCCTCCTGCACCACCGCCGCCGGGGTCTCCGGCCGCCGGCCGTGCGCCCGCAGCGCGGCAGCGATCGCCGGGAGGTTGTTCAGCCCCATCAGCACGACCAGGGTGCCGCGCAGCCGGGCCAGCGCCGACCAGTCGACCAGGGAGTCGGGATGCTCCGGCGGAAGGTGCCCGGAGACCACCGTGAACTCGTGCGCCACGCCCCGGTGGGTCACCGGGATGCCCGCCGCAGCCGGAGCGGCGACCGAGCTGGTCACCCCGGGGACCACGGTCACCGGTATCCCGGCGGCCGCACAGGCCAACGCCTCCTCGCCACCCCGACCGAAGACGTACGGGTCGCCGCCCTTGAGCCGGACCACCCGGGCGCCGGCCAGGGCGCGCTCCACCAGTACCCGGTTGATCTCCTCCTGGGCGGCGGCCGGACCGTGCGGGATCTTCGTGGCGTCCACCAACTCGACCTCGGGATGGAGTTCGTCCAGGAGCAGCCCGGGGACCAGCCGGTCGGCGACGACCACGTCGGCCTCGGCGAGCAGCCGCCGGCCCCGGACGGTGATCAGCTCGGGATCGCCGGGCCCCGCACCCACCAACGCGACCCGGCCGACGGGACGCTCCGGCAGCCCGGCCAGCATGGCTCGGCCGGCGACGACACTCGTGGCGGACCCGTCGACCGTCTCGGACCCGTCGACCGTCCCAGATCCATCGACGTCGTCCCGTCCCGCCGGCATACCGCCGTTGCCGGCCACGGGAACGTCCGATCCGGAGTCGGCGGCAGCGCCGGTCCTGCGGTTGCCGTCACCATGACCGTTGGTCTCGGTGTTGCCGCTGTCGTGGGCGTTGGCCGGGTTGGCGTTCTGGGGGCTCGGGTGCGTCGGTGCGGCGCCCTCCCTGGCATCGGCGGTGGCGTCGGGGGTGGCGCCGTCCGGGCCGGGTGGCGGGGGTGGCTCTGCCGCGACACCGGAGAGGGCGCCGGTGATCAACTGCTCTCGGATGGCGTCCCGGACCGCCACGGCGCGCCGAGGGTCGCCGCCGCCGAGCACGGCGACGGTGAGCGGGCCGTACCGGGTCACCGCCGGGGTCCAGGCGGTCGCGGCGTCGCGGTCGTCGGCGCGTACACAGAAGATCTGCCGCTCGAACGCGGCGGCGCTGACCGCCTCGGCGGCGGCCGGGTCGTCGACCGCCACCTGCA from Plantactinospora sp. BC1 carries:
- the otsB gene encoding trehalose-phosphatase; this encodes MLDGGPRTLDGIDPELRSAIGRIARVPQLLVACDYDGTLAPIVEDPTKAVPLPESVAAVRALAALPQTTVAVVSGRALRDLATLSRLPSEVHLVGSHGSEFDIGFVERLSPELIEVRTRLRNELRQIVAGRGRVRLETKPASIAVHTRGADPEVAAEVVAAVDAGPAIWPDVTVTRGKEVIELSVIPTNKGTALEQLRTQLSASAALFLGDDVTDENAFAKLHGPDVGIKIGPGETRATFRIDEPVDAARVLALLLEVRRNWLFGERAVPIERHSMLANGRTVALVTPEASLSWLCHPKPDSPAIFADLVGGNPAGYFSIAPERGGLPLGQRYRTGTMTVETRWSGLTVTDWLDRPSTDGVPSGPAVISGDSTLVRVLSGAGRVRLDFAPRPEFGQVAVQLQPLGDGLLVLGSNEPIALYSPGVEWEIVNDGGYETARAVVDLAAAGGQVTCELRFGSHSLEHHRVPVQERQAVAEQPWRDWVAGLRLPSTARDLVGRSALTLRGLVHEASGSILAAATTSLPEELGGVRNWDYRYCWLRDAAMTARALVDLGSLAEAEGFLRWVDGCVERTGGHPERLHPLYTVDGYELGAEAVIDTLPGYAGSRPVRVGNLANHQLQLDVFGPVADLLAAVADLRGEVRDTEWRVLENMVEAVARRWHEPDHGLWEARLPPRHHVYSKVMCWMTVDRALHVVRRHGDGDRPEWVELRDRIGHNVLEFGWHAGAGAYTVAYGDEEMDASSLWIGLSGLLPDDDPRFLATVLKVEADLRSGPVVYRYRWDDGLPGREGGFHICTAWLIEAYLRTGRRSDAEELFTQMVDTAGPTGLLPEQYDPISERGLGNHPQAYSHLGLIRCALLLDNMLKS
- the cobA gene encoding uroporphyrinogen-III C-methyltransferase, producing the protein MYPLALRLAGRRVLVVGGGAVATRRVPALLEAEARVVVVAPELTPALRAHVDAGRLEWVAREFAPADLDGAWLVQVAVDDPAAAEAVSAAAFERQIFCVRADDRDAATAWTPAVTRYGPLTVAVLGGGDPRRAVAVRDAIREQLITGALSGVAAEPPPPPGPDGATPDATADAREGAAPTHPSPQNANPANAHDSGNTETNGHGDGNRRTGAAADSGSDVPVAGNGGMPAGRDDVDGSGTVDGSETVDGSATSVVAGRAMLAGLPERPVGRVALVGAGPGDPELITVRGRRLLAEADVVVADRLVPGLLLDELHPEVELVDATKIPHGPAAAQEEINRVLVERALAGARVVRLKGGDPYVFGRGGEEALACAAAGIPVTVVPGVTSSVAAPAAAGIPVTHRGVAHEFTVVSGHLPPEHPDSLVDWSALARLRGTLVVLMGLNNLPAIAAALRAHGRRPETPAAVVQEGTTHGQRVLRSTLAAVAADALAAGFRPPAVVVFGDVATTLAAVPSSAP